AGAGTACTTCTGGTTTGGTACAGATGATCTTGGTCGTGATTTATGGACAAGAACATGGGAAGGAACACGTGTATCATTATATATCGCTCTTTTAGCAGCTGCGATTGATTTAATAATTGGGGTTGCATACGGAGGTATTTCAGCTTTCTACGGTGGACGAGTTGATAATATTATGCAACGTATTATGGAAATCATTAACGGTATTCCGTATTTAATCATCGTTATTTTGATGGTAATTATTTTAGGGTCAGGTATTTGGTCGATTACACTTGCGATGGCAATTACAGGTTGGATTGGGATGTCACGGATTGTACGTGGACAAATACTAAAATTAAAAAACCAAGAATATGTATTAGCATCTCGTACATTAGGTGCGACGAACACACAATTAATTGTGAAACATTTAATTCCAAACGTTATGGGACCAATTATTGTTATGACAATGTTTACAATTCCTTCAGCGGTGTTTGGTGAGGCGTTCTTAAGTTTCATCGGACTTGGTATTCAACCACCGTTCGCGTCACTTGGTTCTCTTGTAAATGATGGATATAAATCAATTCAAACGTATCCACACATGATGTTCATCCCTGCGGTTGTCATCAGTATGTTAATTTTAGCGTTCAACTTAATGGCAGATGGATTACGCGATGCGTTAGATCCAAAAATGCGTAAGTAAACGAGGAGGGAGAAGTAAAAATGAAAACATTGTTAGAGGTAAAAGATTTACAAGTCTCCTTTGATACACATGCAGGTGAAGTACAAGCAGTGCGTGGCGTTACTTTTGATTTGAAAAAAGGAGAAACATTAGCGATTGTAGGAGAATCTGGTTCTGGGAAATCAGTTACTTCTAAAGCGTTAATGGGATTAATCCCGAATCCTCCAGGGCGCATTAAAAATGGAGAAATTATATTTGATGGTCGTGATTTAACGAAGTTAACTGAAAAAGAAATGCAACAAGTTCGCGGTAAAGATATTGCGATGATTTTCCAAGATCCGATGACGTCATTAAATCCAACGATGACAATTGGTAATCAAATTATGGAAGGTCTTATTAAGCATCAAGGCATGAGTAAAGCAGACGCACGTAAAGTTGCTTTAGAATTAATTGACCTTGTTGGGATTCCTAATCCAGAAGCTCGTTTGAAACAATATCCTCACCAATTCTCAGGTGGTATGAGACAGCGTGTAGTTATTGCGATGGCGTTAGCTTGTAACCCAAAATTATTAATCGCCGATGAGCCGACAACAGCGCTAGACGTTACAATTCAGGCGCAAATTTTAGAGCTTATGAAGGACATTCAGCAAAAAACAGAAGCAGCAATCATTTTCATTACGCATGACTTAGGTGTAGTGGCAAACGTTGCGGACCGAGTTGCGGTTATGTACGCTGGTAAAGTTGTTGAAATTGGAACTGTTGATGAAATTTTCTACAATCCAAAACATCCGTATACTTGGGGATTAATCGCATCTATGCCAAGTTTAGATGGCGCAGAGGAAGAGCTATACGCAATTCCCGGAACACCTCCAGATTTATTGAAACCGCCAAAGGGTGATGCTTTTGCACCACGTAACCCGCAGGCACTGAAAATTGATTTTGAAATGGAACCACCTTTATTTAAAGTAAGTGATACACACTATGCGGCAACTTGGTTACTTCATGAGCAAGCTCCAGAAGTAAAACCGCCGGCAGTCGTTGAAAAACGCATTCTTCAAATGAAAGCAGGTGAACAACATGACTAAACAACGTGAGAAATTAATTGAAGTGAAAAATGTAAAGCAGCACTTTGACGTGAGTGGTGGTGTTGTCAAAGCGGTTAATGATATTTCATTTGATATTTACCGCGGAGAAACATTTGGTCTTGTAGGAGAATCGGGTTGTGGTAAATCGACAACTGGAAGAACGATTATTCGTTTATATGATGCAACTGCTGGTGAAGTGTTGTTCGATGGTGAAAATGTACATGGTAAAAAATCACGCGCAGAATTGAAGAAATTTAACCGTAAAATGCAAATGATTTTCCAAGATCCATATGCATCATTAAATCCTCGTATGACAGTAGGGGATATTATCGCAGAAGGTATTGATATTCACGGATTAGCGAAAAGCAAAAAAGAGCGTATGGACCGTGTTCACGAGCTGTTAAATACAGT
The DNA window shown above is from Bacillus clarus and carries:
- the opp3C gene encoding oligopeptide ABC transporter permease; the encoded protein is MMKEVQKLSPDLFQPANQSNVDNEVIARPSLTFWQDVRRRLFQHKGAMFGLVLLVLIALLAIFGPMVSKHSYKDQDLGRAKMPPKIPVIENIHWLPFDGTDQYGVDQYAKRDIKEYFWFGTDDLGRDLWTRTWEGTRVSLYIALLAAAIDLIIGVAYGGISAFYGGRVDNIMQRIMEIINGIPYLIIVILMVIILGSGIWSITLAMAITGWIGMSRIVRGQILKLKNQEYVLASRTLGATNTQLIVKHLIPNVMGPIIVMTMFTIPSAVFGEAFLSFIGLGIQPPFASLGSLVNDGYKSIQTYPHMMFIPAVVISMLILAFNLMADGLRDALDPKMRK
- a CDS encoding ABC transporter ATP-binding protein → MKTLLEVKDLQVSFDTHAGEVQAVRGVTFDLKKGETLAIVGESGSGKSVTSKALMGLIPNPPGRIKNGEIIFDGRDLTKLTEKEMQQVRGKDIAMIFQDPMTSLNPTMTIGNQIMEGLIKHQGMSKADARKVALELIDLVGIPNPEARLKQYPHQFSGGMRQRVVIAMALACNPKLLIADEPTTALDVTIQAQILELMKDIQQKTEAAIIFITHDLGVVANVADRVAVMYAGKVVEIGTVDEIFYNPKHPYTWGLIASMPSLDGAEEELYAIPGTPPDLLKPPKGDAFAPRNPQALKIDFEMEPPLFKVSDTHYAATWLLHEQAPEVKPPAVVEKRILQMKAGEQHD